A part of Carettochelys insculpta isolate YL-2023 chromosome 1, ASM3395843v1, whole genome shotgun sequence genomic DNA contains:
- the LOC142001668 gene encoding uncharacterized protein LOC142001668 yields MALFAQLLEPQGFLQALRSLALGAVAQLQGTATPEEREFVRRELEALERELAGGPALLDDAELGRCEDSVAAVAGQLVAAVRAGSAHAAREQELFVHRCERYELERQLLGLARRVRGPSLLDGRPALLDQQAQQHRPRRRQMAQFCQRLNLLLGAGLLCLLGHAGLTERDPALLLGRWASPTAAVHRCMQEAVAQCAAYFQGQAQEELAAALAQAPLPRPAEVAARLLQRLEKNYEWLRWAVMVWAGEPQGAGEVLARGNYIAECAAGGLCVVACYSESPTPLDKGRARQLIGELEWKLPNPPPEVYASLEAEPGQARGYLARRMLHKLAEGLGPGVTVHVVPGPLEMSSNFPPAACLRHEYRHRLAHGTVCLFG; encoded by the coding sequence ATGGCGCTCTTCGCGCAGCTGCTGGAGCCGCAGGGCTTCCTGCAGGCACTGCGCTCGCTGGCGCTGGGCGCGGTGGCGCAGCTGCAGGGCACGGCCACGCCCGAGGAGCGGGAGTTCGTGCGGCGCGAGCTGGAGGCCCTGGAGCGGGAGCTGGCGGGCGGCCCAGCGCTGCTGGACGATGCTGAGCTGGGGCGCTGCGAGGACAGCGTGGCGGCCGTGGCCGGGCAGCTGGTGGCGGCCGTGCGGGCGGGCTCTGCCCACGCCGCCCGCGAGCAGGAGCTCTTCGTGCACCGCTGCGAGCGCTACGAGCTGgagcggcagctgctggggctggcgcGCCGGGTGCGGGGCCCCTCGCTGCTGGACGGGCGCCCGGCGCTGCTGGATCAGCAGGCGCAGCAGCACCGGCCCCGCCGCCGGCAGATGGCGCAGTTCTGCCAGCGCCTCAACCTGCTGCTGGGCGCGGGGCTGCTGTGCCTGCTGGGCCATGCGGGGCTGACGGAGCGCGACCCGGCGCTGCTGCTGGGCCgctgggccagccccacggcCGCCGTGCACCGCTGCATGCAGGAGGCCGTGGCCCAGTGCGCGGCCTACTTCCAGGGCCAGGCgcaggaggagctggcagccgccctggcccaggccccgcTGCCCAGGCCCGCCGAGGTGGCCGCCCGCCTGCTGCAGCGGCTGGAGAAGAACTACGAGTGGCTGCGCTGGGCGGTGATGGTGTGGGCCGGGGAGCCGCAGGGCGCGGGCGAGGTGCTGGCCCGGGGTAACTACATCGCGGAGTGCGCCGCCGGCGGGCTCTGCGTGGTGGCCTGCTACAGCGAGAGCCCCACGCCGCTGGACAAGGGCCGTGCCCGGCAGCTGATCGGCGAGCTGGAGTGGAAGCTGCCCAACCCGCCGCCTGAGGTCTATGCCAGCCTGGAGGCCGAGCCCGGCCAGGCCCGGGGCTACCTGGCCCGTCGCATGCTGCACAAgctggctgaggggctggggcccgGCGTCACCGTGCACGTGGTGCCCGGGCCCCTGGAGATGAGCAGCAACTTCCCACCGGCCGCCTGCCTGCGGCACGAGTACCGGCACCGCCTGGCGCACGGCACCGTCTGCCTCTTCGGCTGA